The Daucus carota subsp. sativus chromosome 9, DH1 v3.0, whole genome shotgun sequence genome window below encodes:
- the LOC135149531 gene encoding probable alpha,alpha-trehalose-phosphate synthase [UDP-forming] 9: MAVLVFLRNKRYRAKLGFFLHSPVLASEIYRTLHVSADILRILLNYDLIGFHTFDFARHIFSCCSRMLGLDCESKRGQIGLDYSARTVYIKILPIGIHLEKVENVLNIPSTSVKVKEFEGKFKGNHVIVGVDDMNLFKAISLKLLASEQLLRKYENLRDIVVLVQIINPERSSGEDIEEVRWETYGTANRINQIYGSCGHQLVILIDRPVDQCRALQLWMKLGELCHILLETSVLIIYEYVGCSPSLSGTIGINPWVSSIAWREHVLITIIINAGTNRRAIFLDFVGILVPHSSTKKNLSSEAETALITLCDDPKNTVFIVSGSGRSSLTEWLAPCEGLGLAAEHGYFIRWKKTSEWQSSLVVDLEWKATVERIINSYTEVTDGSTIEVKESALVWHRQDADHDFESLQAKELSDHCKHVIANEPAVVRKGKNIVELNHRMQAKAWSQKR; encoded by the exons ATGGCGGTCCTTGTGTTCTTGAGAAATAAGCGCTACAGGGCCAAACTCGGATTCTTTCTCCATAGTCCAGTCCTTGCATCAGAGATCTATCGAACACTTCATGTAAGTGCTGACATTCTGAGGATTTTGTTGAACTATGATCTCATCGGGTTTCATACTTTCGATTTTGCTCGCCACATCTTCTCATGTTGTAGTAGAATGTTAGGACTGGACTGTGAGTCCAAACGAGGACAAATTGGGCTGGATTATAGTGCTCGCACGGTGTATATCAAGATTCTGCCTATAGGAATTCATTTGGAAAAAGTTGAAAATGTTCTGAATATTCCTTCTACATCAGTGAAAGTCAAGGAATTCGAAGGGAAGTTCAAGGGGAACCATGTAATTGTTGGCGTAGACGACATGAACTTATTCAAGGCAATTAGTCTGAAGTTATTAGCATCTGAACAGCTATTGAGGAAGTATGAAAACTTGCGGGATATTGTGGTTCTTGTTCAAATTATCAATCCTGAAAGAAGCTCAGGAGAAGACATTGAGGAAGTGAGATGGGAGACGTATGGAACTGCTAACAGGATTAATCAGATTTATGGTTCTTGTGGTCATCAACTAGTGATTCTAATTGATCGACCAGTTGATCAAT GCAGGGCTCTACAACTATGGATGAAGCTAGGGGAATTATGTCATATTCTCCTCGAAACAAGTGTGCTAATCATTTATGAATATGTTGGTTGTTCTCCATCTCTGAGTGGAACAATTGGAATAAATCCATGGG TTTCGTCCATAGCATGGAGAGAGCATGTCTTGATCACTATAATTATCAATGCTGGG ACAAATAGGAGGGCTATATTTCTAGACTTTGTTGGCATCCTTGTTCCTCATTCCTCGACCAAGAAAAACCTTAGTAGTGAAGCTGAAACTGCTCTTATCACTCTGTGTGATGATCCTAAGAACACTGTGTTTATCGTTAGTGGAAGTGGTAGAAGTTCCTTAACCGAGTGGCTGGCTCCATGTGAAGGTCTAGGACTAGCTGCTGAACATGGGTACTTCATAAG GTGGAAGAAAACTTCTGAATGGCAATCTAGTTTGGTTGTGGATCTCGAGTGGAAGGCAACAGTGGAGCGTATAATAAATTCGTATACAGAAGTCACGGATGGTTCCACCATCGAAGTCAAAGAAAGTGCTTTGGTTTGGCACCGTCAAGATGCAGATCATGATTTTGAATCCTTGCAGGCAAAGGAATTGTCGGATCATTGTAAACACGTCATTGCTAACGAACCTGCAGTAGTTAGAAAGGGAAAAAATATTGTTGAGCTTAACCACAG GATGCAAGCAAAggcttggtcacagaaaaggtAA